The proteins below are encoded in one region of Takifugu rubripes chromosome 1, fTakRub1.2, whole genome shotgun sequence:
- the map3k20a gene encoding mitogen-activated protein kinase kinase kinase 20, translating to MLSPSASFVQIKFDDILFHENCGDGSFGSVYRARWISQDKEVAVKKLLKIENEAEILSVLSHRNIIQFYGAVVEAPNYGIVTEYASGGSLYDYLSSAESERMDMGQIMTWAAEIARGMHYLHSEAPVKVIHRDLKSRNVVVTADKVLKICDFGASKFLTHTTHMSLVGTFPWMAPEVIQSLPVSETCDTFSFGVVLWEMLTSEIPFKGLEGLQVAWLVVEKNERLTIPSGCPASFAELMRSCWASEPKDRPMFKQILATLESMSNDSQLPQQCNSFLHNKAEWRCEIEATLERLKKLERDLSTKEQELKEREQRLKMWERKLIEQSSSPLLPTHDIYTWTEEHVYFWMQQIFGAEEGPCGMQVYANLFKENHITGKRLLLLTESDMRDMGVKSKGHVMHLKGEIEKLTHDYLSLVHFPPLLKEELEKQVEMSKTIKLELVFGYHWKPGTGKDDCKWKMYIELDGDDVAITYIKDVVFNTNRADMETLRMAKPPFVMEKWITGIQPNQRVDYTVNYENDVKLPKSTRHSCPMTWSLIGGQNQIKTVELVIETTPAKIDCNPKDKDNFNIDPIWMCKVRQRQTISQKSQESPSALTAFTSSDARTLPQFLSAHERQEFSYAAAVRRSPNRSHLTPWGDSRSSSPTASLSAKLSPLHLGSKGSSPSSTTSESTLERDRERPQSAGVVQDYGRNRYNFSNFGRGQGRGQASATSRGNYFNNKTSKAVRQPGRPRSNSYSVTPQNCPTMIPGILSVTENPSGEKNGPKASDGGWIKVERQKRLARQDNKQVRGRQRRGSRGGRGAGGRTGAHT from the exons ATGTTGTCGCCAAGCGCCTCCTTCGTGCAAATCAAGTTTGATGACATCCTCTTCCACGAGAACTGCGGCGACGGCAGCTTCGGAAGCGTGTACCGAGCCAGATGGATCTCCCAGGACAAAGAGGTGGCAGTGAAAAAACTGCTCAAGATTGAAAACGAG GCTGAAATCCTCAGCGTCCTCAGCCACCGTAACATCATCCAGTTTTACGGCGCCGTTGTCGAGGCTCCCAACTATGGAATCGTTACTG AGTACGCCAGCGGTGGGTCGCTGTACGACTACCTGTCCAGTGCTGAGAGCGAACGGATGGACATGGGACAGATCATGACGTGGGCTGCAGAGATTGCCAGAG GAATGCATTACTTACATTCAGAGGCCCCCGTTAAAGTCATCCACCGCGATTTAAAATCCAGGAACG ttgtGGTGACTGCAGACAAAGTCCTGAAG ATCTGTGATTTTGGGGCATCTAAGTTCCtgacacacacgacacacatgTCGCTGGTGGGCACGTTTCCGTGGATGGCTCCGGAGGTGATCCAGAGCTTGCCTGTGTCTGAAACGTGTGACACCTTCTCCTTCGGTGTG GTTCTTTGGGAGATGCTCACCAGTGAGATACCCTTCAAAGGCCTGGAGGGTTTACAGGTGGCCTGGCTTGTGGTGGAGAAAAATGAG AGGTTAACCATCCCGAGTGGCTGTCCTGCCAGTTTTGCTGAACTCATGAGAAGCTGCTGGGCATCGGAGCCAAAA GACAGGCCAATGTTCAAGCAGATCCTCGCCACTTTGGAGTCCATGTCAAACGACAGCCAACTTCCTCAACAGTGTAACTCCTTCCTGCACAACAAGGCTGAATGGAG gTGTGAGATTGAAGCCACACTTGAGAGACTgaaaaagctggagagagacctGAGTACCAAAGagcaggagctgaaggagagagagcagcgTCTAAAGATGTGGGAGCGGAAGCTCATCGAACAGTCCAGCAGCCCA CTGCTGCCCACCCATGACATCTACACATGGACAGAGGAGCACGTG TATTTCTGGATGCAACAAATATTTGGTGCAG AGGAGGGCCCCTGCGGCATGCAGGTTTACGCCAATCTGTTCAAAGAGAATCACATCACCGGAAAGAGGTTACTGTTGCTCACAGAGAGCGACATGCGCGACATGGGGGTCAAGTCCAAAGGCCACGTCATGCATCTTAAG GGTGAAATTGAGAAACTGACTCATGACTATCTCAGCCTGGTCCATTTCCCTCCCCTGCTGAAG GAGGAACTGGAAAAGCAAGTGGAGATGAGTAAAACCATTAAATTGGAACTGGTGTTTGGGTACCACTGGAAACCAGGAACAGGGAAAGAT GACTGCAAGTGGAAAATGTACATCGAACTTGACGGGGACGATGTCGCCATCACCTACATCAAAGATGTCGTCTTTAACACCAACCGTGCTGACATGGAAACGCTGCGCATGGCAAAG CCGCCCTTTGTGATGGAGAAATGGATCACTGGCATACAGCCGAACCAGCGGGTGGACTACACTGTCAATTATGAG AATGATGTCAAATTGCCAAAGTCTACCAGACACAGCTGTCCAATGACGTGGAGTCTCATTGGTGGACAGAACCAGATCAAGACAGTGGAGCTGGTCATTGAAACCACACCAGCAAAAATCGACTGTAACCCAAAAGACAAAGATAATTTCA ATATCGACCCCATATGGATGTGCAAGGTTAGACAAAGACAGACGATCTCCCAGAAATCCCAAGAATCCCCCTCCGCTCTGACGGCCTTCACGAGCTCTGATGCCCGCACCTTGCCACAGTTCCTGTCTGCCCATGAAAGACAGGAATTTTCCTACGCTGCTGCTGTTCGTCGCTCACCGAACCGCAGCCATTTGACCCCCTGGGGTGACTCGCGCAGCTCCTCGCCAACCGCCAGCCTGTCAGCCAAACTTTCCCCACTTCATctggggtcaaagggcagcaGCCCTTCCAGCACTACATCAGAGAGCACCTTAGAAAGGGACAGAGAGCGCCCCCAGAGTGCCGGAGTGGTACAGGACTATGGTAGAAATCGCTACAATTTCTCAAATTTTGGTAGGGGGCAGGGCAGGGGCCAGGCATCTGCCACTTCTAGGGGCAactattttaataataaaaccaGCAAAGCTGTACGACAGCCAGGAAGGCCACGGTCCAACAGTTACAGTGTCACGCCACAGAACTGCCCCACTATGATACCTGGTATATTGTCTGTGACAGAAAACCccagtggagaaaaaaatggGCCCAAAGCCAGTGATGGGGGGTGGATCAAAGTGGAGCGACAGAAGAGATTAGCGCGTCAGGACAATAAACAAGTCAGAGGTcggcagaggagagggagcagggggGGGCGTGGAGCTGGTGGAAGAACGGGGGCCCACACATGA
- the cdca7a gene encoding cell division cycle-associated protein 7a isoform X2 translates to MPSTRSMKLLVQPPSTRMGLRSFRNSSLIPMETSSSSDDSCDSFGSDGGFANTKNRSRHTRRTPEKPRAFQEEEDDACSRLEESVINKQMKSMRVNCGPTRRGRRTTGLKVAMTFPAKKTGKRPASEPLPQNKVQDSEEEEEENFIVKRALNIKENKEMLAKLMAELNKVPGLFPRRMAVSASTTPRQTPRQSTGARRRTSPRSSRPHTRSRTLVEGPPSPTPEEEPEDKFSLVRKSRYYEEYDEPRRRSFSGARSIPHVVRPVDDITQTELQNICNNVREKVYNSSTGTTCHQCRQKTIDTKTNCRNPECVGVRGQFCGPCLRNRYGEEVQDALLNPEWRCPPCRGICNCSFCRARDGRCATGVLVYLAKYHGYDNVHAYLNNLKKELEESAN, encoded by the exons ATGCCATCAACCCGCTCCATG AAACTGCTGGTCCAGCCTCCATCTACCAGGATGGGTTTGAGGAGCTTTCGCAACTCCTCGCTCATACCCATGGaaacctcctcttcatctgatgACAGCTGTGATAGCTTTGGCTCTGATGGAGGCTTTGCAAACACG AAGAACCGTTCAAGACATACAAGGAGGACACCAGAGAAGCCAAGAGCGtttcaggaagaggaggatgatgcaTGCAGCAGGCTGGAGGAGAGTGTGATCAACAAGCAAATGAAATCCATG aGAGTAAACTGTGGGCCTACTAGGCGTGGTCGTAGGACCACAGGGCTCAAGGTCGCCATGACTTTCCCAGCTAAGAAGACGGGCAAGAGACCAGCATCGGAACCCCTTCCTCAGAATAAAGTACAGgactctgaggaagaggaagaggagaacttcATAGTAAAAAGAGCTCTGAATAtcaaagagaacaaagaaatg CTTGCAAAGCTTATGGCAGAGCTGAACAAAGTCCCTGGACTCTTCCCCAGACGAATGGCGGTGTCTGCATCCACCACG CCACGCCAGACACCTCGGCAGTCCACGGGAGCCCGCAGGAGGACCTCGCCACGTTCCTCCCGGCCTCACACACGGTCCCGCACCCTGGTGGAGGGACCCCCCAGCCCAACTCCAGAGGAAGAGCCTGAGGACAAGTTCAGCCTGGTCCGCAAAAGCCGCTACTATGAGGAATATGATGAGCCA CGCCGCCGTTCCTTCAGCGGTGCCAGATCTATTCCCCATGTAGTGCGACCTGTGGATGACATCACACAAACAgagctgcagaacatctgcaacAACGTGCGAGAGAAAGTGTACAACAGCTCAACA GGAACCACTTGCCACCAGTGCCGCCAGAAGACGATCGACACCAAGACCAACTGTCGTAACCCAGAGTGCGTTGGGGTTCGGGGTCAGTTCTGTGGCCCCTGTCTCCGCAACCGTTACGGAGAGGAGGTCCAAGACGCTCTGCTGAATCCG GAGTGGCGGTGCCCACCCTGCAGGGGCATCTGCAACTGCAGCTTCTGCCGGGCCCGAGACGGCCGATGTGCTACGGGAGTCCTGGTCTACCTGGCCAAATATCACGGTTATGACAACGTGCACGCCTACTTGAACAA CCTGAAAAAGGAGCTGGAAGAAAGTGCCAATTAA
- the cdca7a gene encoding cell division cycle-associated protein 7a isoform X3 yields MPSTRSMKLLVQPPSTRMGLRSFRNSSLIPMETSSSSDDSCDSFGSDGGFANTNRSRHTRRTPEKPRAFQEEEDDACSRLEESVINKQMKSMRVNCGPTRRGRRTTGLKVAMTFPAKKTGKRPASEPLPQNKVQDSEEEEEENFIVKRALNIKENKEMLAKLMAELNKVPGLFPRRMAVSASTTPRQTPRQSTGARRRTSPRSSRPHTRSRTLVEGPPSPTPEEEPEDKFSLVRKSRYYEEYDEPQRRRSFSGARSIPHVVRPVDDITQTELQNICNNVREKVYNSSTGTTCHQCRQKTIDTKTNCRNPECVGVRGQFCGPCLRNRYGEEVQDALLNPEWRCPPCRGICNCSFCRARDGRCATGVLVYLAKYHGYDNVHAYLNNLKKELEESAN; encoded by the exons ATGCCATCAACCCGCTCCATG AAACTGCTGGTCCAGCCTCCATCTACCAGGATGGGTTTGAGGAGCTTTCGCAACTCCTCGCTCATACCCATGGaaacctcctcttcatctgatgACAGCTGTGATAGCTTTGGCTCTGATGGAGGCTTTGCAAACACG AACCGTTCAAGACATACAAGGAGGACACCAGAGAAGCCAAGAGCGtttcaggaagaggaggatgatgcaTGCAGCAGGCTGGAGGAGAGTGTGATCAACAAGCAAATGAAATCCATG aGAGTAAACTGTGGGCCTACTAGGCGTGGTCGTAGGACCACAGGGCTCAAGGTCGCCATGACTTTCCCAGCTAAGAAGACGGGCAAGAGACCAGCATCGGAACCCCTTCCTCAGAATAAAGTACAGgactctgaggaagaggaagaggagaacttcATAGTAAAAAGAGCTCTGAATAtcaaagagaacaaagaaatg CTTGCAAAGCTTATGGCAGAGCTGAACAAAGTCCCTGGACTCTTCCCCAGACGAATGGCGGTGTCTGCATCCACCACG CCACGCCAGACACCTCGGCAGTCCACGGGAGCCCGCAGGAGGACCTCGCCACGTTCCTCCCGGCCTCACACACGGTCCCGCACCCTGGTGGAGGGACCCCCCAGCCCAACTCCAGAGGAAGAGCCTGAGGACAAGTTCAGCCTGGTCCGCAAAAGCCGCTACTATGAGGAATATGATGAGCCA CAGCGCCGCCGTTCCTTCAGCGGTGCCAGATCTATTCCCCATGTAGTGCGACCTGTGGATGACATCACACAAACAgagctgcagaacatctgcaacAACGTGCGAGAGAAAGTGTACAACAGCTCAACA GGAACCACTTGCCACCAGTGCCGCCAGAAGACGATCGACACCAAGACCAACTGTCGTAACCCAGAGTGCGTTGGGGTTCGGGGTCAGTTCTGTGGCCCCTGTCTCCGCAACCGTTACGGAGAGGAGGTCCAAGACGCTCTGCTGAATCCG GAGTGGCGGTGCCCACCCTGCAGGGGCATCTGCAACTGCAGCTTCTGCCGGGCCCGAGACGGCCGATGTGCTACGGGAGTCCTGGTCTACCTGGCCAAATATCACGGTTATGACAACGTGCACGCCTACTTGAACAA CCTGAAAAAGGAGCTGGAAGAAAGTGCCAATTAA
- the cdca7a gene encoding cell division cycle-associated protein 7a isoform X1 yields the protein MPSTRSMKLLVQPPSTRMGLRSFRNSSLIPMETSSSSDDSCDSFGSDGGFANTKNRSRHTRRTPEKPRAFQEEEDDACSRLEESVINKQMKSMRVNCGPTRRGRRTTGLKVAMTFPAKKTGKRPASEPLPQNKVQDSEEEEEENFIVKRALNIKENKEMLAKLMAELNKVPGLFPRRMAVSASTTPRQTPRQSTGARRRTSPRSSRPHTRSRTLVEGPPSPTPEEEPEDKFSLVRKSRYYEEYDEPQRRRSFSGARSIPHVVRPVDDITQTELQNICNNVREKVYNSSTGTTCHQCRQKTIDTKTNCRNPECVGVRGQFCGPCLRNRYGEEVQDALLNPEWRCPPCRGICNCSFCRARDGRCATGVLVYLAKYHGYDNVHAYLNNLKKELEESAN from the exons ATGCCATCAACCCGCTCCATG AAACTGCTGGTCCAGCCTCCATCTACCAGGATGGGTTTGAGGAGCTTTCGCAACTCCTCGCTCATACCCATGGaaacctcctcttcatctgatgACAGCTGTGATAGCTTTGGCTCTGATGGAGGCTTTGCAAACACG AAGAACCGTTCAAGACATACAAGGAGGACACCAGAGAAGCCAAGAGCGtttcaggaagaggaggatgatgcaTGCAGCAGGCTGGAGGAGAGTGTGATCAACAAGCAAATGAAATCCATG aGAGTAAACTGTGGGCCTACTAGGCGTGGTCGTAGGACCACAGGGCTCAAGGTCGCCATGACTTTCCCAGCTAAGAAGACGGGCAAGAGACCAGCATCGGAACCCCTTCCTCAGAATAAAGTACAGgactctgaggaagaggaagaggagaacttcATAGTAAAAAGAGCTCTGAATAtcaaagagaacaaagaaatg CTTGCAAAGCTTATGGCAGAGCTGAACAAAGTCCCTGGACTCTTCCCCAGACGAATGGCGGTGTCTGCATCCACCACG CCACGCCAGACACCTCGGCAGTCCACGGGAGCCCGCAGGAGGACCTCGCCACGTTCCTCCCGGCCTCACACACGGTCCCGCACCCTGGTGGAGGGACCCCCCAGCCCAACTCCAGAGGAAGAGCCTGAGGACAAGTTCAGCCTGGTCCGCAAAAGCCGCTACTATGAGGAATATGATGAGCCA CAGCGCCGCCGTTCCTTCAGCGGTGCCAGATCTATTCCCCATGTAGTGCGACCTGTGGATGACATCACACAAACAgagctgcagaacatctgcaacAACGTGCGAGAGAAAGTGTACAACAGCTCAACA GGAACCACTTGCCACCAGTGCCGCCAGAAGACGATCGACACCAAGACCAACTGTCGTAACCCAGAGTGCGTTGGGGTTCGGGGTCAGTTCTGTGGCCCCTGTCTCCGCAACCGTTACGGAGAGGAGGTCCAAGACGCTCTGCTGAATCCG GAGTGGCGGTGCCCACCCTGCAGGGGCATCTGCAACTGCAGCTTCTGCCGGGCCCGAGACGGCCGATGTGCTACGGGAGTCCTGGTCTACCTGGCCAAATATCACGGTTATGACAACGTGCACGCCTACTTGAACAA CCTGAAAAAGGAGCTGGAAGAAAGTGCCAATTAA